Proteins found in one Streptomyces sp. CB09001 genomic segment:
- a CDS encoding acyl-CoA synthetase, with the protein MTPGHGSTGSTVDGVLRRSARRTPARVAVEYRDRSWTYADLDTAVSRAASVLLGGLSPGDRVAAYGHNSDAYLIAFLACARAGLVHVPVNQNLTGEDLAHIVGQSGSTLVLSDPGLAARLPGQTRTLPLRDTGDSLLARLAAAPPYDGPEPRAEDLVQLLYTSGTTALPKGAMMTHRALVHEYLSAITALDLGAGDRPVHALPLYHSAQTHVFLLPYLAVGATNIILDAPDGDRLFDLVEAGRVDSLFAPPTVWIGLANRADFATRDLTGLRKAYYGASIMPVPVLERLRARLPHLAFYNCFGQSEIGPLATVLGPDEHEGRMDSCGRPVLFVDARVVDEDGKDVPDGTPGEVVYRSPQLCDGYWDRPEETEAAFRDGWFHSGDLAVRDADGYYTIVDRVKDVINSGGVLVASRQVEDALYTHDAVAEAAVIALPDERWIEAVTAVVVPRAEVTEDELIAHTRERLTAFKAPKRVLFVDALPRNASGKILKRELRDRFAGA; encoded by the coding sequence ATGACGCCCGGACACGGCAGCACCGGCAGCACCGTTGACGGGGTGCTGCGCCGCAGCGCCCGACGCACTCCGGCACGCGTCGCGGTGGAGTACCGCGACCGTTCCTGGACGTACGCGGATCTGGACACCGCGGTCTCCCGCGCGGCGAGCGTCCTGCTGGGCGGACTGTCCCCGGGCGACCGGGTCGCCGCCTACGGCCACAACTCCGACGCCTACCTGATCGCGTTCCTGGCCTGCGCCCGCGCGGGCCTGGTGCACGTCCCGGTCAACCAGAACCTCACCGGCGAGGACCTCGCCCACATCGTCGGCCAGTCCGGCAGCACCCTGGTCCTCAGCGACCCCGGCCTCGCCGCCCGGCTCCCGGGCCAGACCCGCACCCTGCCGCTGCGCGACACCGGCGACTCGCTCCTGGCCCGCCTCGCGGCGGCGCCCCCTTACGACGGCCCCGAACCGCGCGCCGAGGACCTGGTGCAGCTCCTGTACACCTCGGGCACCACCGCGCTGCCCAAGGGCGCGATGATGACCCACCGGGCGCTGGTGCACGAGTACCTGAGCGCCATCACCGCGCTGGACCTCGGCGCCGGCGACCGCCCCGTGCACGCGCTCCCGCTCTACCACTCGGCCCAGACCCACGTCTTCCTGCTGCCCTACCTCGCCGTCGGCGCGACCAACATCATCCTGGACGCCCCCGACGGCGACCGGCTCTTCGACCTGGTCGAAGCGGGCCGCGTGGACAGCCTGTTCGCACCGCCCACCGTGTGGATCGGCCTGGCGAACCGCGCCGACTTCGCCACCCGCGACCTGACCGGCCTGCGCAAGGCCTACTACGGCGCGTCGATCATGCCGGTGCCCGTCCTGGAGCGACTGCGCGCACGCCTGCCGCACCTCGCCTTCTACAACTGCTTCGGCCAGAGCGAGATCGGCCCCCTCGCCACCGTGCTCGGACCGGACGAGCACGAGGGCCGCATGGACTCCTGCGGCCGCCCCGTCCTCTTCGTCGACGCCCGGGTGGTCGACGAGGACGGCAAGGACGTCCCCGACGGCACGCCCGGCGAGGTCGTCTACCGCTCCCCGCAGCTGTGCGACGGCTACTGGGACCGGCCCGAGGAGACCGAGGCCGCCTTCCGCGACGGCTGGTTCCACTCCGGCGACCTCGCCGTCCGGGACGCCGACGGCTACTACACCATCGTCGACCGGGTGAAGGACGTCATCAACTCCGGTGGCGTACTGGTCGCCTCCCGCCAGGTCGAGGACGCCCTCTACACGCACGACGCCGTCGCCGAGGCGGCCGTGATCGCCCTGCCCGACGAACGGTGGATCGAGGCCGTCACGGCCGTCGTCGTCCCCCGCGCGGAGGTCACCGAGGACGAGCTGATCGCCCACACCCGCGAGAGACTCACCGCCTTCAAGGCACCCAAACGCGTCCTGTTCGTGGACGCCCTGCCACGCAACGCCAGCGGGAAGATCCTCAAGAGGGAACTGCGGGACCGCTTCGCCGGTGCCTGA
- a CDS encoding serine hydrolase domain-containing protein, whose protein sequence is MAGQATNGFSRRQLGAGALALGGALAIAPFAAGPAEAASDRGRRPTLRRGSAERAGLLPGHLRQLVTDAEAFLGPSPEHPWYAGAVLLAGRGGTVALHEPIGMAVRYRAYDEATDTGVEFPAGEQIPMAGDTVFDLASISKLFTSILAVQQLERGALELAAPVASYLPDFGRAGKEDMTIRHLLTHTSGFRAWLPLYSAPTYEEKVQLVYDEAPVAAPGTAYLYSDLNMISLQLVLEQVTGRTLDVLLREEITKPLGLTRTRYNPPASWRPGIAATEDSRKPWSGLDRGLVWGEVHDENAFSLGGVAGHAGVFSCAWDLAVLGRTLLNGGSYGRARILRPESVELMFTDFNTDFPGDEHGLGFELYQHWYMGAMATPRTAGHTGFTGTSLVLDPTTDSFLVVLGNSVHPVRGWRSGSAPRVAAGTHLARAVPVRPAHGRTAWFSGTAGSATATLTLPALDTSAGRARLRCALWWDTEPGSDVLVLEASTDGGAGWRPVPFTTTRRGAAPLDHPAGSATGWSGRVWHRLSAELPAARGLTLRWRYTTDRLYVGRGAYVDGLRAEAAGDVLFHDARPADAARVVAEGWTASAD, encoded by the coding sequence ATGGCCGGTCAGGCGACGAATGGATTCAGTCGGCGTCAACTGGGCGCCGGCGCCCTGGCCCTGGGGGGTGCCCTGGCCATCGCCCCGTTCGCGGCCGGGCCGGCCGAGGCCGCCTCCGACCGGGGCCGCCGGCCCACCCTGCGGCGCGGCTCCGCCGAACGCGCCGGGCTCCTCCCCGGCCATCTGCGCCAGCTCGTCACCGATGCCGAGGCGTTCCTCGGCCCGTCTCCCGAGCACCCGTGGTACGCGGGCGCCGTGCTGCTCGCCGGCCGGGGCGGCACGGTGGCGCTGCACGAACCGATCGGCATGGCGGTGCGCTACCGGGCCTACGACGAGGCGACGGACACCGGCGTCGAGTTCCCGGCGGGTGAGCAGATCCCGATGGCCGGGGACACGGTGTTCGACCTCGCGTCGATCTCCAAGCTGTTCACCTCGATCCTCGCCGTGCAGCAGCTGGAGCGGGGCGCGCTGGAGCTGGCGGCGCCGGTCGCCTCGTACCTGCCGGACTTCGGCCGGGCGGGCAAAGAGGACATGACGATCCGTCATCTGCTGACCCACACCTCGGGCTTCCGGGCGTGGCTCCCGCTGTACAGCGCGCCCACGTACGAGGAGAAGGTCCAACTCGTCTACGACGAGGCACCCGTCGCCGCGCCCGGCACGGCGTACCTGTACTCGGACCTCAACATGATCTCGCTCCAGCTGGTGCTGGAGCAGGTCACGGGCCGCACCCTGGACGTCCTGCTGCGCGAGGAGATCACGAAGCCGCTCGGTCTCACCCGCACCCGCTACAACCCGCCCGCCTCCTGGCGGCCGGGGATCGCGGCCACCGAGGACTCCCGCAAGCCGTGGTCCGGTCTGGACCGGGGGCTGGTGTGGGGAGAGGTGCACGACGAGAACGCCTTCAGCCTGGGCGGCGTCGCCGGTCACGCGGGGGTGTTCTCCTGCGCGTGGGACCTCGCGGTCCTCGGTCGCACCCTGCTCAACGGCGGGTCCTACGGGCGGGCGCGGATCCTGCGGCCGGAGTCCGTGGAGCTGATGTTCACGGACTTCAACACCGACTTCCCGGGCGACGAGCACGGCCTGGGCTTCGAGCTGTACCAGCACTGGTACATGGGCGCGATGGCCACGCCGCGCACGGCCGGGCACACCGGTTTCACGGGCACCTCGCTGGTGCTCGACCCGACCACGGACTCCTTCCTGGTCGTTCTCGGCAACTCCGTCCACCCGGTGCGCGGTTGGCGTTCCGGGTCGGCTCCCCGGGTGGCGGCGGGCACCCACCTGGCGCGGGCGGTGCCGGTCCGTCCGGCGCACGGGCGCACGGCGTGGTTCTCGGGGACGGCGGGTTCCGCCACGGCCACGCTCACGCTGCCCGCCCTGGACACGTCGGCCGGGCGGGCCCGACTGCGCTGCGCGCTGTGGTGGGACACCGAGCCCGGCTCGGACGTGCTGGTCCTGGAGGCCTCGACCGACGGCGGCGCGGGATGGCGGCCGGTCCCGTTCACCACCACGCGGCGCGGCGCGGCGCCCCTGGACCATCCGGCGGGTTCGGCCACCGGCTGGTCGGGGCGCGTCTGGCACCGGCTGAGCGCCGAGCTCCCGGCCGCGCGCGGGCTCACCCTGCGCTGGCGGTACACGACCGACCGCCTGTACGTGGGCCGCGGGGCGTACGTCGACGGGCTGCGTGCGGAGGCGGCCGGCGACGTCCTGTTCCACGACGCGCGTCCGGCGGACGCGGCACGCGTCGTGGCCGAGGGATGGACGGCGTCGGCGGACTAG
- a CDS encoding aminoglycoside phosphotransferase family protein: MYAASSSVSAPQRSLHPRPTAGGGPYLAPARPAAPVLGAGRARLGAGPGTQPLSGRIDLSGPQGAQLRTAIAAVHRICPEFSPVQVLRRSGRSVLLVGTTGRSTAVAKCLVDHSPAWAERSRHEIGAYRSFVRQRPPVRVPRLIAADPDNGTLVIERMPGRVAALQRHPLEAPPRADIRATIGAVCRLNAWRPPAGTFDAPLDYAARISRYHELGLLTDRDLGDLQKLLHGIAHAGGRQGMGQFCHGDALLSNVLMSPAGPVLVDWEHAGWYLPGYDLATLWAVLGDAPVARRQISQIAQSTGTAARDAFLVNLMLVLTREIRTYETAVQRSMHDTVGAAPGPAQPGAAPTGEEQRLLLRRLHDDCQLARRAVRAAVGTR, encoded by the coding sequence ATGTACGCAGCATCGTCCTCCGTGTCCGCCCCGCAGCGCTCGCTGCACCCCCGCCCGACGGCGGGCGGCGGCCCCTATCTCGCCCCAGCGCGTCCGGCGGCCCCGGTGCTCGGGGCCGGCAGGGCGCGGCTCGGCGCGGGGCCCGGCACCCAGCCGCTCAGCGGGAGAATCGACCTGTCCGGCCCCCAGGGGGCCCAACTGCGCACGGCGATCGCCGCCGTGCACCGGATCTGCCCGGAGTTCTCCCCCGTGCAGGTGCTGCGGCGCAGCGGGCGGTCCGTGCTCCTGGTCGGTACGACCGGGCGCAGCACCGCGGTGGCCAAGTGCTTAGTGGACCACTCCCCCGCGTGGGCGGAGCGCAGCCGGCACGAGATAGGGGCATACCGCTCGTTCGTCCGGCAGCGCCCTCCGGTGCGGGTGCCGAGACTGATCGCGGCGGATCCGGACAACGGCACGCTGGTCATCGAGCGGATGCCCGGACGGGTGGCGGCGCTGCAACGGCACCCCCTGGAGGCGCCGCCGCGGGCGGACATCAGGGCGACGATCGGAGCGGTCTGCCGGCTGAACGCCTGGCGGCCACCGGCCGGCACCTTCGACGCCCCACTGGACTACGCGGCCCGGATCTCCCGCTACCACGAGCTGGGGCTGCTCACCGACCGGGACCTGGGCGACCTGCAGAAGCTGCTGCACGGCATCGCCCACGCGGGAGGGCGCCAGGGCATGGGCCAGTTCTGTCACGGTGACGCGCTGCTGTCCAACGTCCTCATGTCCCCGGCCGGTCCGGTGCTGGTGGACTGGGAGCACGCCGGCTGGTACCTGCCGGGCTACGACCTGGCGACGCTGTGGGCGGTCCTCGGGGACGCTCCGGTGGCCCGCCGTCAGATCAGCCAGATCGCCCAGTCGACGGGCACGGCGGCGCGCGACGCGTTCCTGGTGAACCTGATGCTCGTACTGACCAGGGAGATCCGTACGTACGAGACGGCCGTGCAGCGTTCCATGCACGACACGGTCGGGGCGGCGCCTGGACCGGCCCAGCCGGGTGCCGCGCCGACCGGCGAGGAACAGCGGCTGCTGCTGCGCCGGTTGCACGACGACTGCCAGCTGGCCCGGCGGGCCGTGCGGGCGGCGGTCGGCACGCGCTGA
- a CDS encoding CGNR zinc finger domain-containing protein, protein MQDSPSRDTRTALDLALTVRHDGHGGVADELADPAGLTAWVGAHPGAVPDAEVFEADAATLAAVREVRAAARALFARAVRPGEPSPADAARLLPVPEALQRLNETAARTPTVPVLAWADTAEPVVRAAPAEGVRADLAAALAQAVIGFLAGPDLKRLRACHAPRCVRYFLKEHPRQEWCRPSCGNRARVARHQDRQRRTA, encoded by the coding sequence ATGCAGGACTCGCCCAGCAGGGACACCCGGACCGCGCTCGACCTGGCGCTGACCGTCCGGCACGACGGGCACGGCGGCGTCGCCGACGAACTGGCCGACCCGGCCGGGCTCACCGCCTGGGTCGGGGCGCACCCCGGCGCGGTGCCGGACGCCGAGGTCTTCGAGGCCGACGCGGCCACCCTGGCCGCCGTCCGTGAGGTACGGGCCGCCGCCCGCGCCCTCTTCGCCCGCGCCGTGCGCCCCGGCGAGCCGAGCCCCGCCGACGCCGCCCGGCTGCTGCCCGTGCCCGAGGCCCTGCAGCGCCTGAACGAGACTGCCGCCCGCACCCCCACGGTCCCCGTCCTGGCCTGGGCCGACACCGCCGAGCCCGTCGTACGCGCCGCCCCCGCCGAGGGCGTCCGGGCCGACCTCGCCGCCGCCCTCGCACAGGCCGTGATCGGCTTCCTCGCGGGGCCCGACCTGAAGCGGCTGCGGGCCTGCCACGCGCCGCGCTGCGTGCGCTACTTCCTCAAGGAGCACCCGCGTCAGGAGTGGTGCAGGCCCTCCTGCGGCAACCGGGCCAGAGTGGCCCGCCACCAGGACCGGCAGCGGCGGACCGCGTAG
- a CDS encoding NAD(P)/FAD-dependent oxidoreductase, whose amino-acid sequence MTPPPSTTRTYDAVIVGGGHNGLVAAAYLARAGRSVLVLERLDHTGGAAVSTRPFAGVDARLSRYSYLVSLLPKKIVRDLGLDFRVRARTVSSYTPVERAGRAGGLLVGGGERRTRESFARLTGSQREYDAWQRFYAMTGHVAQRVFPTLTEPLPTRDELRRRVDDETAWRALFEEPVGVAIEEHFADDLVRGVALTDALIGTFADAHDPSLAQNRCFLYHVIGGGTGAWDVPVGGMGALTDALADAARAAGAVLATGHEAVRIDADGHSAEVTFRSADGEGVAAARHVLVNASPRELAALTGDAPPAPAEGAQLKVNMLLTRLPRLRDPDADPREAFAGTFHIAEGYEQLAAAHARAAAGELPAAPPSEIYCHSLTDPTILGPDLAAKGMHTLTLFGLHTPARLFARDNDAVREELLKSTLAQLDAHLAEPLADCLATDADGRPCIEARSPLDLERDLRLPGGNIFHRELSWPHAQEGTGHWGVETARAGVLLCGAGAVRGGGVSGVPGHNAAMAVLERDRT is encoded by the coding sequence ATGACGCCCCCGCCCAGCACCACCCGCACCTACGACGCCGTCATCGTCGGCGGCGGCCACAACGGCCTGGTCGCCGCCGCCTACCTGGCCCGCGCCGGCCGCTCCGTGCTGGTCCTCGAACGGCTGGACCACACCGGCGGAGCGGCCGTGTCCACGCGCCCCTTCGCCGGGGTCGACGCACGGCTGTCGCGCTACTCGTACCTGGTCAGCCTGCTGCCCAAGAAGATCGTGCGGGACCTCGGCCTGGACTTCCGGGTGCGTGCGCGCACCGTCTCCTCGTACACGCCCGTCGAGCGCGCCGGGCGGGCCGGCGGGCTCCTCGTCGGCGGGGGCGAGCGCCGCACCCGCGAGTCGTTCGCGCGGCTCACCGGTTCGCAGCGGGAGTACGACGCCTGGCAGCGCTTCTACGCCATGACCGGCCACGTGGCCCAGCGGGTCTTCCCGACCCTCACCGAACCGCTGCCCACCCGGGACGAACTCCGCCGCCGGGTCGACGACGAGACGGCCTGGCGGGCCCTGTTCGAGGAACCGGTCGGCGTCGCGATCGAGGAACACTTCGCCGACGACCTGGTGCGGGGCGTGGCCCTCACCGACGCGCTGATCGGAACCTTCGCCGACGCCCACGACCCCTCCCTGGCCCAGAACCGCTGCTTCCTCTACCACGTGATCGGCGGTGGCACCGGCGCCTGGGACGTACCCGTCGGCGGCATGGGCGCCCTCACCGACGCGCTGGCCGACGCCGCCCGGGCCGCGGGCGCCGTGCTCGCCACCGGCCACGAGGCGGTCCGGATCGACGCGGACGGGCACAGCGCCGAGGTCACCTTCCGCTCGGCCGACGGCGAGGGCGTCGCCGCCGCCCGCCACGTCCTGGTGAACGCCTCCCCGCGCGAGCTGGCGGCGCTCACGGGGGACGCCCCGCCCGCACCGGCCGAGGGCGCCCAGCTCAAGGTGAACATGCTGCTCACCAGGCTGCCGCGGCTGCGCGACCCGGACGCCGACCCGCGCGAGGCCTTCGCCGGGACCTTCCACATCGCCGAGGGCTACGAGCAACTGGCCGCCGCGCACGCCCGGGCGGCCGCCGGTGAACTGCCCGCCGCCCCGCCCTCCGAGATCTACTGCCACTCGCTGACCGACCCCACGATCCTCGGCCCCGACCTGGCCGCGAAGGGCATGCACACCCTCACCCTGTTCGGCCTGCACACGCCCGCCCGCCTCTTCGCCCGGGACAACGACGCCGTACGCGAGGAACTGCTCAAGTCGACCCTCGCCCAGCTCGACGCCCACCTGGCCGAGCCCCTCGCCGACTGCCTGGCGACCGACGCCGACGGACGGCCCTGCATCGAGGCCAGGTCGCCCCTCGACCTGGAACGCGACCTGCGTTTGCCCGGCGGGAACATCTTCCACCGCGAGCTGTCCTGGCCCCACGCCCAGGAGGGCACCGGCCACTGGGGCGTGGAGACCGCCCGGGCAGGCGTCCTGCTGTGCGGCGCGGGCGCCGTGCGCGGGGGAGGCGTGAGCGGGGTGCCGGGACACAACGCGGCGATGGCGGTGCTCGAACGGGACAGGACCTAG
- a CDS encoding universal stress protein — translation MSTLPVIAAVDGSDDGLRALDWALDAAHRREAPLRVVHVRQYAAWAQTDVLVAGPPDTAEDPALDQARAHLQGRAFAVPTEYVGMEGVPGALLPELGADAQLLVLGSRGRGGFAGLLLGSNGMAAARDAQCPVVVVPRPGREVHGEAPAEPGPRVVVGLHVDSPDEATLSFAFTEAELRGARLQVVAAYPWPVQTWAAAGQMMPLVIDEVSVESETRVLADGLLAPYRGRHPDVRVDTHALPGDAAGNLVASSKDADLVVVGRHRRRLLVPARMMGSVTHAVLLHAAAPIAVVPPAPPQE, via the coding sequence ATGAGCACCCTGCCGGTCATCGCGGCGGTCGACGGTTCGGACGACGGCCTGCGCGCCCTGGACTGGGCGCTCGACGCCGCCCACCGGCGCGAGGCACCCCTGCGGGTGGTGCATGTGCGCCAGTACGCCGCCTGGGCCCAGACCGACGTCCTGGTAGCGGGCCCGCCGGACACCGCCGAGGACCCCGCGCTCGACCAGGCACGGGCGCACCTTCAGGGGCGGGCCTTCGCGGTGCCGACGGAGTACGTGGGCATGGAAGGCGTTCCGGGCGCCCTGCTGCCGGAACTGGGCGCGGACGCCCAGCTGCTCGTCCTCGGCTCGCGGGGCCGGGGCGGCTTCGCCGGCCTGCTGCTGGGCTCCAACGGCATGGCCGCCGCCCGCGACGCGCAGTGCCCCGTCGTCGTGGTGCCCCGGCCCGGACGCGAGGTCCACGGCGAGGCACCCGCCGAACCCGGCCCCCGGGTGGTGGTCGGCCTGCACGTGGACAGTCCCGACGAGGCCACCCTGTCCTTCGCCTTCACCGAGGCCGAGCTGCGCGGCGCCCGCCTCCAGGTGGTCGCGGCCTACCCGTGGCCGGTGCAGACCTGGGCCGCCGCGGGGCAGATGATGCCCCTGGTGATCGACGAGGTCTCCGTCGAGAGCGAGACGCGGGTCCTGGCCGACGGCCTGCTCGCCCCCTACCGCGGACGCCACCCCGACGTCCGGGTCGACACCCACGCCCTGCCCGGTGACGCCGCCGGGAACCTGGTCGCGTCCTCCAAGGACGCCGACCTGGTCGTCGTCGGCCGGCACCGCCGGCGCCTGCTGGTCCCCGCCAGGATGATGGGGTCGGTCACCCACGCCGTGCTGCTGCACGCGGCGGCCCCGATCGCGGTGGTGCCGCCGGCTCCCCCGCAGGAGTGA
- a CDS encoding DUF397 domain-containing protein — MGWDKPELDLSNAQWQSSSRGLGDVQIAFVEGFIAMRNSGSPQSPSLIFTPAEWGAFVSGAREGEFDLT; from the coding sequence ATGGGCTGGGACAAGCCGGAGCTGGATCTCAGCAACGCGCAGTGGCAGTCCAGCAGCCGAGGCCTGGGGGATGTCCAGATCGCCTTTGTCGAGGGATTCATCGCGATGCGGAACAGCGGCAGCCCGCAGAGCCCCTCCCTGATCTTCACCCCGGCGGAATGGGGCGCGTTCGTGTCGGGAGCGCGGGAAGGGGAGTTCGACCTCACGTAG
- a CDS encoding N-acetylmuramoyl-L-alanine amidase: MRGSPVLPALATAALLLPLLGAAPSAAVPTDAPPAPDRLQRAFAAAAAEYHVPQSVLLGVSYLQSRWDAHGGAPSVTGGYGPLHLTDARTALAEAPRSHHGGGSEDPRGDDARAALHPAGGATAPLGDLPDRLTTLPRAAGLTGLSPEALRTDPAANVAGGAALLAAAQRDLGEPLSADPADWYAAVARFSGAEDSATAAAYADDVYEVIRTGERRVTDAGQRVSLAARPGVAPDVSRLDGAGLRAASAAGTECPGSVSCEWVPAPYEEFGDGDYGNHDLGARPASQRIRYIVVHDTEGTWNGVLNMVQDPTYVSWNYTLRSTDGHIAQHVKAKDVAWHAGNWYVNAKSIGLEHEGFLAEPDAWYTEAMYRSSARLVKYLAKKYDIPLDRQHVLGHDNVPGTTTATIPGMHADPGPYWDWRHYFQLLGRPFQPTAGKKSGLVTIRPDYDANRPGYTGCETAGEPCAAHGSSEVRLYSDHDADAPLIKDIGLGTAPTTGVNDLSSRVSTGQQYAVADRWGDWTAIWYLGQKAWFHNPGKSPAAVPASGRVVTPKKGLASVPVYGRAYPEKAAYPAGVPAQAVSPLPYTLPAGQKYVVGEKVPGEYYYAVTFDEASHRVVTGKDQYYEIQYGHRVAYVRAADVTVSAAR, translated from the coding sequence TTGCGAGGATCCCCCGTCCTGCCCGCCCTGGCCACCGCCGCGCTGCTGCTGCCGCTGCTCGGCGCGGCCCCGTCGGCCGCCGTGCCCACGGACGCGCCACCCGCCCCGGACCGCCTACAGCGGGCGTTCGCCGCCGCGGCGGCCGAGTACCACGTGCCGCAGAGCGTTCTGCTCGGCGTCTCCTATCTCCAGTCCCGCTGGGACGCGCACGGCGGAGCGCCGAGCGTGACCGGCGGCTACGGCCCGCTGCACCTCACCGATGCCCGTACGGCACTGGCCGAGGCGCCCCGGTCCCACCACGGCGGGGGCTCGGAGGACCCGCGCGGCGACGACGCGCGCGCCGCGCTGCACCCGGCGGGCGGTGCCACCGCGCCGTTGGGCGACCTGCCGGACCGGCTGACCACGCTGCCGAGGGCCGCGGGGCTGACCGGGCTGAGCCCCGAGGCGCTGCGCACGGACCCGGCCGCGAACGTGGCGGGCGGTGCGGCGCTGCTCGCCGCCGCGCAGCGCGACCTGGGTGAGCCGCTGAGCGCGGATCCGGCGGACTGGTACGCGGCGGTGGCCCGATTCTCCGGCGCGGAGGACTCCGCGACGGCGGCGGCGTACGCGGACGACGTCTACGAGGTCATCCGCACGGGTGAGCGGCGCGTCACGGACGCCGGCCAGCGGGTCTCGCTGGCCGCCCGCCCCGGCGTGGCGCCGGACGTCTCGCGGCTGGACGGCGCGGGCCTGCGCGCCGCTTCCGCGGCCGGTACGGAGTGTCCGGGGTCGGTGTCCTGCGAGTGGGTCCCGGCCCCGTACGAGGAGTTCGGCGACGGCGACTACGGCAACCACGACCTGGGCGCCCGGCCGGCCTCCCAGCGCATCCGGTACATCGTCGTGCACGACACGGAGGGCACCTGGAACGGGGTCCTCAACATGGTCCAGGACCCCACCTATGTGTCCTGGAACTACACGTTGCGCTCCACCGACGGTCACATCGCCCAGCACGTGAAGGCGAAGGACGTGGCCTGGCACGCGGGCAACTGGTACGTCAACGCGAAGTCGATCGGTCTGGAGCACGAGGGTTTCCTGGCGGAGCCGGACGCCTGGTACACGGAGGCGATGTACCGGTCGTCGGCGCGGCTGGTGAAGTACCTGGCGAAGAAGTACGACATCCCGCTGGACCGGCAGCACGTGCTCGGCCACGACAACGTGCCCGGCACCACCACGGCGACGATCCCGGGCATGCACGCCGACCCGGGTCCGTACTGGGACTGGCGGCACTACTTCCAGCTGCTCGGCCGCCCCTTCCAGCCGACCGCCGGCAAGAAGTCCGGCCTGGTGACGATCCGCCCCGACTACGACGCCAACCGTCCCGGGTACACCGGCTGCGAGACGGCGGGCGAGCCCTGCGCGGCGCACGGCTCCAGCGAGGTGCGGCTGTACTCCGACCACGACGCGGACGCGCCGCTGATCAAGGACATCGGCCTCGGCACCGCCCCCACGACCGGGGTGAACGACCTGTCCTCCCGGGTCTCCACGGGCCAGCAGTACGCGGTGGCCGACCGGTGGGGCGACTGGACGGCCATCTGGTACCTGGGGCAGAAGGCCTGGTTCCACAACCCCGGGAAGAGCCCGGCCGCGGTACCCGCGTCGGGACGCGTGGTCACTCCGAAGAAGGGCCTGGCGAGCGTCCCGGTGTACGGGCGCGCGTATCCGGAGAAGGCGGCCTACCCGGCGGGCGTGCCCGCCCAGGCGGTGTCACCCCTGCCGTACACCCTGCCCGCGGGGCAGAAGTACGTCGTCGGTGAGAAGGTGCCGGGCGAGTACTACTACGCGGTCACCTTCGACGAGGCGTCCCACCGGGTGGTGACCGGCAAGGACCAGTACTACGAGATCCAGTACGGTCACCGGGTCGCGTACGTGCGCGCCGCCGACGTGACGGTTTCCGCAGCCCGGTAG